Part of the Ziziphus jujuba cultivar Dongzao chromosome 8, ASM3175591v1 genome is shown below.
TCCCTAGGCTAACCACTCTTATAGAGGCTCGAAGATGGGTCGTTGCCAATATCAAACCATTCCACCCCCAAACCCGAATCAATTACATTGCCGTTGGAAATGAAGTCCTCCACTGGGGAGATCAGAACCTCATCAGCAATCTCGTTCCTGCTATGAAAACCATTTACCATGCTCTCATTCGCGAGGGCATTAATGACATCAAGGTTCAAATCCATGTTTCcgtattttggaatttttccGATATTTCCATGGATactgattatttttaaaacttatttCTTATAGGTTACTAGCCCGAGTTCATTGGGTATTCTCCGAAGGTCGCAGCCACCGAGTACAGGTCGGTTTTGGCCGGGCCAGGACAAGCAAGTATTAGCACCCATGTTGCAGTTCTTGCGCGAGAGCAAAGGTCCTTTCATGGCGAATCCGTATCCGTATTTCGGTTACTCTCCGAAACAGGAGAACTACGCGTTGTTCAAGCGGAACCGTGGAATGCCCGACAGGTATACGGGGATAGTGTACACCAACATGTTTGATGCTAATATGGACGCCGTGCATTCGGCGATGAAAGCTCTGGGCTATGGAGATGTGAATATTGTGGTGGGCGAGACCGGTTGGCCATCGGTGTGCGAAGGACCACCGTGTTCGCCGCAGATCGCTTCGCAGTACAATTATAATCTGGTAAACCATGTTGAGTCGGGGAAAGGAACGCCGTTGATGCCCAACAGGACGTTTGAGACCTACCTGTTTGCTTTGTTCAATGAAAATCTTAAACCCGGTCCGACCGCTGAACGCAATTGGGGTTTGTTTCAGCCGGATTTTACTCCGGTTTACAACGCCGGGGTTATGCGCAATCAACaggtttgatttttattttagataaattaattttatttcatcaaATTACATTGAtatcccttcttctttttttttccttttttttttttttagtttggatATTTTGCAGATGAGTTCATGTTCTTGTAGAAAATGCAAAAGCTGTCTTTCAGATGTTGtttttgttagaaatttttttattttttatacacaatcttttaaaattttgcgaACATCTAAATTttcactttatatatatatatatattatatttaaaatatcgtTTCCAAATGCAGTTgatatttttgcatattttttttttgcaagcAATTTAAATCTCTCTTttgaagttaaaaataaaaattacatatgtaaaatttttaataattgtgtAGAAGTatcttacattaaaaaaaaaaaaaaaaaggggctgcGCAGGAAATAAAGTAGATAGGGTGCTAATATATGttagattattaatttttctattctattattatcattttttttaaaagacaaaTGTCCATTATTGAATTTGGTGTGTACTGTGGCCTGTGGCaaaaagcaaataattaaagCAATGTTTGGTTGGTGACTTCTTAGGAGGGACCGAGCAGCCTACTGAAATTCATCATAGATATCATAAAACGAAATCATAATTTTCTTATGAGGGTCCTATTTTTTTGACTTTGTTGctatttctttgaattttatttaagaactattttttatttattttatttttgagtttgttgctgtttttttaaatttatttaagaatAATCTTTATGAGTACATGGTAGATACACAATtagtttatttatgtttatttttctttttggttaataacttttttgatAAATGTCGACGTTAATAACTTGTACACGACACCATACTCCCAActatatttcttatttataaattgcaaccatatttatttgaatattgctgttaccaaaaaaaaaacatttatttggATGTGCTCATCACTAGTCTGTTTCATCCCTTAGCTATCATTTTCACATTACACTATctgattagattttttttttttttttgaatattgaaaattaagttttcaaattccaaatcattGTATGAGGAAACCGATGATCTGTCTCCCATAAATACTATCTTATTAGATCTGAACGTTACATCACATGATTTCcagcaaatatttttaaatattttataatatagtcACCTCTGCTCTGCAGCTAATCAAggcaaaaagccaaaaaaaaaaaacttgtccTACTCATAATTGCCAAAATCAAAAACTTTTGTAGCGCAGAAGACAAAGCACATggcattttattattgattccaaaactttatatttttaattcaattttttttttttttaattgtctaACGTTCAAatctgtttaattatttatagggCGGTAGCAGCGGCGGTGGCGGCAGTGTCGCACCGGCACCGGGCCGGAAATGGTGCGTACCAAAGCCAGGGGCCACAAATCAACAGCTTCAGGCCAACATAGACTACGTCTGCAGTTCGGGCTTGGATTGCAAGCCCATTCAGCCCGGTGGAGCCTGTTTCAAGCCCAATGATATCCGGGCCCACGCTTCCTTCGTTATGAATTCTTATTTTCAAGCCCAGGGTCGTCACGATTTCAACTGTGATTTCTCTCATACGGGTGTCATAACTTCCGTAGACCCAAGTAcgtcaaaaatttattttaattttttcttttttatttatttatttatttttataattttcaatgtggttaatttctaatatatgtgtgtgtctgTACAGGTTATGGTACGTGTAAATATGCGTCTTGAGAATGGATGAGGATGGGGAAGGAGTGTGATCGGTTAATCTTATTAGATATACTCGATAGGGATTTTTACAAATCACAATCTTATtgttaatgaaatattaatagTCTCTTTTGCATTGTTTTATCTTTTCGATATTCTTCTTCTAACGCAAGAAAAATGTCCATCTTAATACAAAAGGGCAATTTCGATTGTTTATGCTTTGTTGTTCTTAATATTGGGTATTAAAGTGATCTTTAAGAGTATGCATAAATGATAAAACCAAACTCTGTTTCTTTTTGAAAACCTAACGAATCAATAATGGATATGTAAAATATGTTAATGCAGTTGGCTATTAGAAACTACAatataaatcaacaataatatTACCAGTATCTCCGGCTAGAAAAGAACAAACGACGCATAACAGTCAAAATGACAATCATACAAGTCACTTCATTCATGCTTTTCCATAGTGTCACTAACAGACCAGACATACCAAATAAGAGAGGAAAAAAGACAAAATGGAAAATGTTCACTTATCAGTGATTACGACAATTGCTTCCTCACAAAGCTTATGTCCTGTGAGTACTGGTCATGCCATGTGACTTCTGTCTCATCTTCTAAATTTGAGATGCGAAAGCACCCTCTAAAGGTAAACGACGATAGCCAATGGCCAAAAAATATGAACAAAATGAGAAGACCTTTATCACTAAATAATGAGCTGAAATGATGCGATATAATTGCTACATGTAAATTTTCCTATTTTCCTCCTGAATTGGATCCACGTAGATTTGGAATTCACAAGTTGTTACATGTAATTGTTATGCAATTCTGtatagtttttaattatttgatttgaatAATCTATATTCATAtacaatgtaaaataatatagaCCATATAAAATGAttgttaaatattcaaattttgaataatttgtgACACTTTAACATCCATAAaccgattaaaaaaaaaaaaaatttgaagccaCCAAG
Proteins encoded:
- the LOC107413456 gene encoding glucan endo-1,3-beta-glucosidase; this encodes MSTLHLSFLFLFLFLCLSSTVHSIGVNYGTLANNLPPPAQVANFLKTQTIIDRVKIFDNNPDILRAFANSGIAVTITIGNGDIPRLTTLIEARRWVVANIKPFHPQTRINYIAVGNEVLHWGDQNLISNLVPAMKTIYHALIREGINDIKVTSPSSLGILRRSQPPSTGRFWPGQDKQVLAPMLQFLRESKGPFMANPYPYFGYSPKQENYALFKRNRGMPDRYTGIVYTNMFDANMDAVHSAMKALGYGDVNIVVGETGWPSVCEGPPCSPQIASQYNYNLVNHVESGKGTPLMPNRTFETYLFALFNENLKPGPTAERNWGLFQPDFTPVYNAGVMRNQQGGSSGGGGSVAPAPGRKWCVPKPGATNQQLQANIDYVCSSGLDCKPIQPGGACFKPNDIRAHASFVMNSYFQAQGRHDFNCDFSHTGVITSVDPSYGTCKYAS